A stretch of DNA from Diospyros lotus cultivar Yz01 chromosome 14, ASM1463336v1, whole genome shotgun sequence:
CGGATCGAGCTCCTCCGATCTTTATTCATAATCATAGACTTATAGCTACATATATCGTCCttaatcatcttcatcatcactgCACCCTGCAACATCGATCATCACATAACAAAGATCAGCTATATAACTAACCTGCTATAAACCCCACTCATTAATTAATGAAGAACAGAGAAAAACCAGCacttgtatgtatatgtgtgtgtgtgtgtgtgtgtgttgaatAGATCAGAGAGAGACGGATTAATTAGTGACGTACTTGGTGCAGTCAATGGAGGGGGTGATCTTGTAGGCAATGTTGACGCCGCATATCTTGGGAAGGTTAGAGGCATTGTTGAGATTGATACCGGTGACAGCGAGAGCCGCCGACTTCATGCACTTGCAAGCGTTCTGGCGGTCAGCAGTGGTCTGGGCCTGGCTGTAGAGGTTCCTCACCCCATCGCAGCACCCCGCCGGCACGCTTGCACCGCCCCTCAGGTAATCCAGGCACGGCGCCAGGTCCGTCGCCACCATCCCGCAGTTTACAGCCGCCTGGCAACTGGGTGCCACAGCCAGCATGCACATGTACACCATGACAGCCACATACCCAAGCCTCACCATTTTGTACTTGCTTTATCTTCTACTGGCTAGCAATGTATAGCAAGGGTGGAGAGGATTAGTCGAGAAATAAATAGAGGAGTTTGTATGTTTGGCTtggctggggggggggggtttataTAGAGTACGTATAGAGAGAGCATGAGGTTGGGTGGTAGGTGAGGGAATTAAATTGGATACTTTGAATTAcaacttcttcctcttcttcttcttgattacTTTCAACTTTTTACAGGATCAGACTACTTGCACTATTTATGTCTGATCAGTCTGACTGACGGATGAACACAGCGTCTTGTCTTGTCTTAtcttctcttaattaattaccagCCAGGAACTAGCTAGCTAGAACAAAACATCATCTTCGTCCGaagattttctttcattttttattactatattattatatatatatatatagtaactGAAGATTGACTGACTTGGTATCCTAGCTAGAAAATGCACGCAAATGCGTTTTAATCTCAGTAAATTAACcaatgaatgaattaattagGCACAGGAATCGAGAGAGTAGTAGCTAGCTACTAGCTGTTGACCAATAACTTAATTAAGTTCCCAATAAAGCTGAAGAAGGTGTCAAATTGATCTCCTGCCAGTGCCCGCCCAACATTaccaccaccccccccccccccccccccccaaagtacatacatgcatacatacatataattttatattttttaaatattattataaattattttctaaataaattattaattctaatttattcaattaaagtTATAGTTATagttactttaataattataattataaccataattaataatttatttatttttttaattataataaaatttatacatattttatatcttttttaattatgtttgttAGATAAGAGTGTAACTGAATCGATCAAATTACTAAGAAGAGTTTGACGTGATTTAATTTGAGTGTTGAACTAGGCGGTCTAATTAAAGGGATTTTAAGTTTGTTATTGACTAGATTATGTCAGTGTCAAGCAACATAAacgatttgatatttttaatttttcaatttattttgtttgagtATCTACTCGATTGAGTTGATTCggtcttaaaaaaaatttgatctattCAATTTGAGTAATTCGATCGATTCGATTACATCAATATCTAACTCGATCGAATGGATCAAATTACTCATATTGAacagatcaattttttttttaaaaccaaatcaaCCCGATCGAATAGATGctccaatcaaataaatttaaaaatatcgaATCGTTTATGTTGTTCGATACTGACTCAGTCCAGCtaataaatatacttaaaaccCCCATTTAATTAGACTCTTATTTTGACCCTTCAAATtaaatcacgttaaacctctttaaataatttgattgattCGATTACACTCCTATTTCACAAATATAGTTAAAAATGTGaaaatgtatataaattttgttatgattaacaaaataaattattaattataattataattattaaagtaactataactttaactaaataaattaaaattaataatttatttacatagtaatatataaaattatatgtatgcatgcatgtatgtgGGTGTGGGGATTGGGATTTGGGGGGGTGGGCCCGCAGCATCAACAACATAAAATGTCTGATGCGAGCGAGATATCAATCCTGATTTGAAATGCTGATATATGAATTGAAATTAGGATGCATGGTCGGTAGtatatcttaattatatatataaaattagagTGGTACcagtggcagtggcagtggcagtggcatgtgaagtgaaaatattattacgaattcatattcttttcttctacttttaactcttttttttaaaaaaaaaatagagaggtaaaaatataagttttggGAGTGAAAATATGACGTGACTGCAACAGTCCGTACTGCTTGGGAGGTGGCTGAtgaattgtttgtttgtttttggtggTTGGGTTGAATTAATGCTCTGCTGTGATCTGATCTGATTCCTCCTTTCCAGGGCCGacttacatacatacatgtatgTATAACATGTGGTAAAAACGAAGAGGCTGCGTGCTTACTTtactgtaaaaaaaaataaaaagaaaaatctatgCATCATTTACTTACAGAAGGGGCAATATCCACCGTACgttctttataaatttattacattcaaccttccaccaccaccaccaccaccttcAGACTTCAAAGGCAGCGTaattgattgacacttgacaGGCAACCTGTGACCGTACCACGTCCCGTCTGAGGGGGCACGTGTCAGGAAGCTATTGTGCCTGCCGTCTGGTCAATTTCTTAGCCAGCCATTAGCCTAGCATTTTTGTTGAGTACTACTGATGCTCGGTATAACGGGAAGGTGCGAGGCTCGTCCACGTCCACGTTGTTCAAATCCAACCAAATGAgctcttcctcctcttcttcttcttcataacCAACATTTGATTAGCTGAGAAGCAAGCTGCGATTTATCCATGTAATTAAGAGCATAAATACTGAAAGTCGTGTAAAAGCAATGATCCCAAAAATACAAGCTGTATTACCCGCCATGGAATTCATGTATAAGTTACACTCATGAATgagcaacagcagcagcagcagcagcagcagcaacacaCCAGAATATTTTTACCCGCACTATCCAATTTCCATTGAAGATGGCAACACAAAGTGACAAGACCAACAACAAATTCAATTTctataacaaaacaaaaacaatcatctggaaacaaaaaagttaaataGACTTGAGAGCAGCATTTCAAATACTAGCTAGGCAACATTGTTGTTATGGACAGGAAAATGAAAAGAGCGTCTCCTCCTTTACAGCAAAAGTCAAGTACAAGATCTTAGGTTAGGTCTGTGTTGTGGTtactatttatttctcaatgaCTTTCCCCTGGGGGCATCATATCTATTTGAGGATTCATCATCTAATCACTGTGGCTCTCAGGTAATATGATTCACGAGTTCATTTACATATATaactttttctcttttgataTTCAACAAAATGAGACCTCAAAACTTGACTGCTCACTGTAAATTCCTTGTCCTCTTTGCGGCAAAAAGTTG
This window harbors:
- the LOC127790354 gene encoding non-specific lipid-transfer protein 1-like, which produces MVRLGYVAVMVYMCMLAVAPSCQAAVNCGMVATDLAPCLDYLRGGASVPAGCCDGVRNLYSQAQTTADRQNACKCMKSAALAVTGINLNNASNLPKICGVNIAYKITPSIDCTKVQ